From Penicillium digitatum chromosome 5, complete sequence, one genomic window encodes:
- a CDS encoding beta-lactamase-like protein yields MASSPALKIPPSSFTVDVRVIDTQTELYLNSSLFWQPPLEGFAGLNAPVYCFLITHGDTQVIFDLGVRSDWENYAPHIVSLIKATTTVTRGKDVAAILDAEASSSGIANVRSSDIRAVIWSHNHFDHIGNMATFQVATDLVVGPGLRAASIPGWPADPGSVVLTGDTEGRTVREISFASGLKIGRFDAVDYFGDGSFYLLDAPGHAVGHLCALARTTPDSFVLMGADACHHASLLRPTEYLPLPASVPVGIRGSCPGDVLAGLIVSRGVSPCSPLFTVAGGPVFHNRGEAVETVRKIQELDAEDGVFVILAHDRSLMTRIPMFPNKVNGWREMSLGSATRWMFCEDLKHVKF; encoded by the exons ATGGCATCTTCACCTGCACTGAAGATTCCCCCCTCATCTTTCACCGTTGACGTGCGAGTCATAGACAC ACAAACTGAGCTCTACCTGAATTCCAGTCTATTCTGGCAGCCTCCACTAGAGGGATTTGCCGGCCTTAACGCCCCTGTGTATTGCTTCCTAATTACCCACGGCGACACACAGGTCATATTCGACCTGGGTGTCCGCTCAGACTGGGAAAATTACGCACCGCACATTGTCTCGCTCATCAAGGCCACCACTACCGTCACCCGTGGCAAGGATGTGGCCGCCATCCTGGATGCGGAGGCCAGTTCCAGTGGCATAGCCAATGTCCGCAGCAGCGATATCCGCGCAGTTATTTGGTCGCACAACCACTTCGACCACATTGGCAACATGGCCACATTTCAAGTAGCCACAGATCTGGTTGTTGGACCCGGGTTGCGCGCCGCCTCGATTCCTGGCTGGCCCGCAGATCCAGGGAGTGTAGTGTTAACTGGCGACACAGAGGGTAGGACGGTCAGGGAGATCTCCTTCGCATCTGGGCTGAAGATCGGCCGGTTCGATGCAGTAGACTACTTCGGCGACGGGTCGTTTTACCTACTTGACGCGCCTGGCCACGCCGTTGGCCACTTGTGTGCTCTCGCGCGAACAACTCCAGACTCCTTTGTCCTGATGGGGGCTGATGCGTGCCATCATGCCAGCCTCTTGCGCCCGACAGAGTACCTACCTCTCCCTGCGTCTGTGCCGGTGGGAATACGTGGCTCTTGCCCGGGCGACGTGCTAGCTGGGCTTATTGTATCGAGGGGTGTTAGCCCATGTAGCCCGCTATTTACAGTGGCGGGGGGGCCTGTGTTTCACAACCGGGGAGAGGCCGTGGAGACTGTGCGAAAGATTCAGGAGCTTGATGCTGAGGATGGGGTCTTTGTTATTTTAGCACATGACCGCTCGCTCATGACGAGAATCCCGATGTTTCCGAACAAGGTCAATGGCTGGAGAGAGATGAGCCTGGGCTCGGCGACCCGATGGATGTTTTGTGAAGACTTGAAGCATGTCAAATTTTGA
- a CDS encoding Aldose 1-epimerase, putative — protein MHLKSYVTAVLYGLPVLANAVPPPSLSPSTAGSDADHFKSYTIKAENITATLIPYGARLTSLLVPDRDGNVQDVVVGYDDPKEYLHDSETNRTFFGAVVGRYANRIKNGSFTIDDKNYHVPENENDGVDTLHGGFIGYDMRNWTITSHSDSSITFTLLDQGFEKFPGDVITHATFSVSAEKTQSNPKGLPQLTSKLVALSLTEKTPIMLANHIYWNLNAFKESDVLKDTTLQLPLSRRFIGGDSILIPNGTIHDVEDTYQGALDFTSPKLIGKDIEKTYDLCGAGCTGYDTCFLVDRPSTYASNSLVMALSASSSSTGISLDVATNQAALQIYTCSGQNGSIATKKSQAKRNEANGDAGATHVNKYGCFVIETEDWIDGINNPEWGRVPYQVFGPDDGPAVNWATYQFGTI, from the coding sequence ATGCATCTCAAGTCTTATGTGACAGCCGTCCTATACGGGCTACCCGTCCTGGCCAATGCTGTCCCACCACCATCTCTCTCACCATCTACTGCGGGCTCAGATGCCGATCACTTCAAAAGCTATACGATCAAGGCAGAAAACATCACTGCCACACTGATTCCGTACGGAGCGCGTCTCACGTCCTTGCTAGTTCCAGATCGCGACGGCAACGTCCAAGATGTGGTCGTTGGCTACGATGACCCTAAAGAATATCTGCATGATAGTGAGACCAATCGCACGTTCTTTGGCGCGGTTGTCGGTCGCTATGCCAACCGTATCAAGAATGGTTCCTTCACCATTGATGACAAGAATTATCACGTTCCTGAGAATGAAAATGATGGCGTGGACACCCTCCACGGTGGTTTCATCGGATACGACATGCGCAACTGGACAATCACTTCACATAGCGATTCCTCTATCACCTTCACCTTGCTCGATCAAGGCTTTGAGAAGTTCCCAGGAGATGTCATTACTCATGCTACTTTCAGCGTGTCCGCCGAGAAAACTCAATCCAATCCCAAGGGACTTCCCCAGTTGACCTCAAAGCTGGTGGCTCTCTCTCTGACCGAAAAGACCCCCATCATGCTGGCCAACCACATCTACTGGAACCTGAACGCGTTCAAAGAATCCGACGTGTTGAAGGACACCACCCTACAGCTTCCCCTCTCACGGCGGTTCATCGGTGGAGATAGCATCTTAATCCCGAACGGCACCATCCACGACGTTGAAGACACCTACCAAGGAGCTCTGGACTTCACCAGCCCCAAACTAATCGGCAAGGACATCGAGAAGACCTACGACCTCTGCGGCGCCGGCTGTACAGGCTATGATACATGTTTCCTCGTCGACCGGCCCTCAACATACGCGTCGAACTCGCTGGTCATGGCCCTGAGCGCCTCATCCAGCTCCACCGGTATCAGCCTCGACGTCGCTACCAACCAGGCCGCACTGCAGATCTACACCTGCAGCGGGCAGAATGGCTCCATCGCCACCAAGAAGTCGCAGGCGAAGCGCAACGAGGCTAATGGTGACGCCGGTGCAACCCACGTTAATAAGTATGGATGCTTCGTCATCGAGACCGAGGACTGGATCGATGGTATAAATAACCCTGAGTGGGGTCGTGTTCCCTACCAGGTATTTGGTCCTGATGATGGGCCCGCCGTTAACTGGGCTACGTACCAGTTTGGCACTATCTAG
- a CDS encoding uncharacterized protein (similar to LAFA_0F22672g1_1), translated as MAAATLPVSPTPALSDRDAVADALYRGVVAFDTADDVLFKSALTDDAVLVLNGTVMEGYDAIYSQCYANIAKMDTNHFLTNAYQHYRRIKGSGSMLCSFSTLSRWRGHEARLRLPACWWIVRGRVRKKCRRRTVEDEALDAEDYLGTR; from the coding sequence ATGGCCGCAGCCACACTCCCAGTATCCCCCACGCCTGCCCTCAGTGATCGTGATGCCGTCGCTGACGCCCTCTACCGCGGCGTTGTCGCCTTTGACACAGCTGATGATGTTCTCTTCAAATCTGCCTTGACTGATGACGCCGTATTGGTACTTAATGGTACCGTCATGGAAGGCTACGACGCTATCTACAGCCAATGCTACGCCAACATCGCCAAAATGGACACCAACCACTTCCTCACCAACGCGTATCAACACTACCGAAGAATCAAGGGCTCAGGTAGCATGCTCTGCTCTTTCTCAACACTATCGCGGTGGAGAGGGCATGAAGCCCGGCTCCGACTTCCTGCTTGCTGGTGGATTGTACGCGGTCGAGTTAGAAAGAAATGCCGGAGACGGACTGtggaagatgaagcactGGACGCTGAAGACTACTTGGGGACAAGGTGA
- a CDS encoding Benzoate 4-monooxygenase cytochrome P450, putative translates to MDPNFVSVNLVWQVIGVITVVLVRLGWTWWRLKHIPGPFPACITDLHRMSWVPTARAHLILQDAHRKYGEVVRIGPNMVSFSNPEAIPAVYPMRPGIPKGDFYMTLRPYTRSGGSLHAVFNTTEEDILKQIKSPIAPLFNLSNIVTFEPLVDEVLQCIHNKFDQKFCATEQVINMGQWLQFFAFDVMGTMTFSKRYGFLDQGKDVGGMLATIIDFMRTSAPMTQSPFLDRILRKNIIADILRQAFRPTPSLSIMSFVAQAIKEKTQKLDIEPDKAPNNHSHTDFLTRYIQLQKGNPSIPAWAPTAWTFSNVIAGSDSVGTIMRTVLFNLLAYPNTMYKLRQELENANPSRPFPRYSEVRDLPYLDACVLEAARVHPPFALPFERVIPRGGLTVLGHYLPEGTVIGGNPYVVNRDPNTFGDDAEFWRPERWLEGDSVHKRHLEASLLTFGAGRRVCLGRHVGILEIKKLIPFLVLTYDMRLVDKEKFQVENSWFFIQRGFYAQIQKRHE, encoded by the exons ATGGACCCAAATTTTGTTTCTGTCAACTTGGTTTGGCAGGTGATCGGGGTTATAACCGTCGTTCTTGTCCGTTTGGGTTGGACCTGGTGGCGATTGAAGCACATCCCCGGGCCCTTTCCAGCTTGCATTACAGATCTGCATCGTATGAGCTGGGTACCAACAGCCCGGGCACATCTGATCTTGCAAGATGCGCACCGCAAGTATGGCGAGGTAGTCCGTATCGGGCCAAATATGGTGTCGTTCAGTAACCCCGAGGCCATCCCAGCGGTCTACCCCATGCGGCCAGGCATACCAAAG GGCGACTTTTATATGACTCTGCGGCCATACACGAGGAGTGGAGGGTCGTTGCATGCAGTCTTCAACACCACTGAAGAGGATATCCTCAAGCAGATCAAGTCTCCAATTGCACCACTTTTCAACCTCTCGAATATTGTCACCTTCGAGCCACTCGTCGACGAGGTCCTACAGTGCATTCATAATAAATTCGATCAAAAATTTTGCGCGACGGAGCAGGTCATTAACATGGGCCAGTGGCTGCAATTCTTTGCCTTCGACGTTATGGGCACCATGACCTTCTCCAAGCGATACGGATTTCTCGACCAAGGAAAGGATGTGGGTGGCATGCTCGCCACGATAATTGATTTCATGAGGACTTCCGCACCA ATGACCCAATCCCCCTTTCTCGATCGTATCTTACGCAAAAACATCATCGCCGACATTCTGCGCCAAGCTTTTCGGCCGACTCCGTCTCTTTCAATCATGTCGTTCGTGGCCCAGGCCATAAAAGAAAAGACCCAGAAGCTCGACATAGAGCCAGACAAAGCACCAAACAACCACAGCCACACCGACTTTCTCACACGCTACATACAGTTACAAAAGGGTAACCCCAGCATCCCCGCCTGGGCTCCAACGGCCTGGACCTTCTCTAACGTCATTGCCGGCTCCGACTCAGTCGGCACAATCATGCGCACCGTGCTTTTCAATCTTCTAGCCTACCCAAATACCATGTACAAGCTCCGACAAGAGCTCGAAAATGCGAATCCTTCACGTCCGTTTCCGCGGTATAGCGAGGTGCGCGATCTGCCTTACCTCGACGCCTGTGTCCTGGAGGCAGCGCGGGTCCATCCCCCCTTTGCACTGCCATTTGAACGTGTTATCCCCAGGGGCGGTCTTACGGTGCTCGGGCACTACCTGCCTGAGGGCACGGTTATCGGTGGAAACCCGTATGTTGTGAACCGGGACCCAAACACTTTTGGAGATGATGCGGAGTTTTGGCGACCAGAGCGCTGGCTCGAAGGCGATAGTGTCCATAAGAGGCACCTGGAGGCAAGCTTGCTTACT TTCGGGGCTGGACGACGTGTATGTCTCGGTCGGCATGTTGGTATTCTGGAGATCAAGAAACTGATCCCATTCCTCGTTTTGACATATGAT ATGCGGCTGGTTGACAAGGAGAAATTTCAGGTCGAGAATTCCTGGTTCTTCATTCAAAGGGGATTCTATGCTCAGATTCAAAAGCGTCATGAATAA
- a CDS encoding Fatty acid desaturase, type 1, core yields the protein MDCLTFPTVQQFLAGSNTTDDAFVSYDSKRSFFVLNKVFGSKHLDLRFANPLQKWPNLSRVHVNWVNTTLILIVPVGGLVAAFYTPLRAITAAWAFVYYFWTGLGVTAGYHRLWAHRSYEACLPIRIFLACAGGGAVQGSIRWWSSKHRAHHRWTDTVKDPYSVMKGLWYSHFMWMVLNQNPKHRGRTDISDLNEDPVVVWQHRNYGSVILVFGMLFPMLVAGLGWGDWKGGLVYAGILRFSFVQQATFCVNSLAHWLGEQPFDDRNSPRDHVVTALITLGEGYHNFHHEFPSDYRNAIEWWQYDPTKWSIWVWKQLGLATNLKQFRANEIEKGRVQQLQKKLDQKRSKLDWGVPLDQLPVVDWDDFIAEAQSGKALVAIAGVVHDVSTFITEHPGGKTLISSAIGKDATAIFNGGVYTHSNAAHNLLSSMRVGVIRGGGEVEIWRHQNYQKGVYV from the exons ATGGATTGCCTGACATTCCCAACGGTTCAACAATTTCTTGCTGGGAGCAACACAACTGACGATGCATTCGTTTCCTATGATTCAAAGAGATCGTTCTTTGTGTTAAATAAGGTCTTTGGATCCAAG CATCTTGACCTACGATTTGCAAATCCACTACAAAAATGGCCAAACCTGAGCCGAGTA CATGTCAACTGGGTCAACACAACTCTGATCCTGATCGTGCCCGTCGGTGGCCTCGTGGCTGCATTTTATACACCGCTGAGGGCAATCACTGCTGCTTGGGCATTTGTCTACTACTTCTGGACAGGACTGGGTGTGACTGCCGGCTACCATCGTCTATGGGCACACAGATCGTACGAAGC TTGTCTTCCAATTCGAATCTTCCTCGCATGTGCCGGCGGTGGGGCTGTCCAGGGCTCAATCCGGTGGTGGAGCAGTAAACACAGGGCACACCACCGATGGACCGACACAGTCAAGGACCCATATAGTGTCATGAAGGGTCTTTGGTATTCACATTTCATGTGGATGGTTCTGAATCAGAACCCAAAACACCGTGGTAGGACCGATATTTCAGACTTGAATGAGGATCCCGTCGTCGTCTGGCAGCACAGGAACTATGGATCCGTCATCTTGGTGTTCGGCATGTTGTTCCCTATGCTCGTTGCTGGCCTGGGATGGGGTGATTGGAAGGGGGGTCTTGTCTATGCTGGAATTCTTCGGTTTTCATTCGTGCAGCAAGCCACATTCTGTGTCAATTCTCTCGCTCATTGGTTGGGTGAGCAG CCATTCGATGACAGGAACTCACCTCGTGATCACGTTGTTACTGCTTTGATAACTCTCGGTGAAGGTTACCACAACTTCCACCACGAG TTCCCCTCTGACTACCGCAACGCTATTGAATGGTGGCAGTACGATCCGACGAAGTGGTCAATCTGGGTGTGGAAACAGCTTGGTCTGGCTACCAATCTCAAGCAGTTCCGAGCCAACGAAATTGAAAAGGGCCGTGTGCAACAACTACAGAAGAAGCTCGACCAGAAGCGTTCCAAACTAGATTGGGGTGTTCCCCTGGACCAGCTGCCTGTTGTGGACTGGGATGATTTCATTGCAGAGGCTCAGAGTGGCAAGGCTCTGGTTGCCATTGCTGGTGTTGTTCACGATGTGAGCACATTTATCACGGAGCACCCTGGTGGTAAAACGCTCATTTCATCGGCGATCGGGAAGGACGCTACTGCCATTTTCAACGGTGGTGTCTACACTCACTCCAACGCCGCCCACAACCTCCTTTCTTCAATGAGAGTTGGGGTGATTCGCGGTGGTGGTGAGGTGGAGATTTGGCGTCACCAAAACTACCAAAAAGGTGTTTATGTTTAA
- a CDS encoding Protein kinase-like domain produces MAAIMSQILDGLCYLGSFGLSYQSLSCREILLGIDGRIKIACLDQCSECSPNESQTKYLKALPAITMELMQKYEKDAGVAGVDDLNRWPVGSDTFGFLSAASTKSLASLRVVKQQ; encoded by the exons ATGGCTGCAATAATGTCGCAG ATTCTCGATGGCCTATGCTATCTCGGTAGTTTTGGGCTCTCGTATCAATCTTTGTCGTGTCGTGAAATCCTACTCGGCATAGATGGAAGAATAAAGATTG CTTGTTTGGATCAGTGCTCGGAGTGTTCGCCAAATGAGTCTCAAACCAAATACCTCAAAGCTCTTCCCGCAATAACTATGGAGCTTATGCAAAAATACGAAAAAGACGCAGGGGTTGCGGGAGTCGACGATTTGAACCGGTGGCCAGTTGGCTCAGATACTTTCGGCTTCTTATCTGCAGCCTCAACAAAGTCGCTAGCATCCCTGAGAGTGGTAAAGCAGCAATAA
- a CDS encoding aromatic prenyltransferase, which produces MSVAESQGPEVQAYWWTTSGRDLSRMLKEAQYPEDAQRQFLHFFKESICPQLGGPPAENSVRSGVGWDGNPFEYSFELKSSSDTQAVRFVVDLSPLRPADETNPLSIKNFEAVLGALVERTPGFDDTWYRSLREWFVHAHRPTIVQKKLVAQVGYQMPMILGFDISRHLPVPDAIPVMPKVYFPPCFTAAAEGITRWEAVRRGVMQLPDIKSHPNILLSLDLIQEYLDTKPKEYENGPRYLATDFVTTEKARLKIYMRHPAESFDDIWDYYTLGGRIPGLDEDRDRFRELMALTSYNPDISKAQNDQTPYTAVQRKMTAIYFSLSTDHPVPAPKICFYPANFAANDESIGQGVDEWLQKYGWNKRGKSMTERVQEVFTHRELHKKTGIFTFLGLGRKEDPAKRDLSMQIYVTGELYSMLRP; this is translated from the coding sequence ATGTCAGTCGCCGAGTCTCAAGGGCCCGAGGTTCAGGCTTATTGGTGGACAACTAGCGGGCGCGACCTCTCCCGTATGCTGAAAGAGGCACAGTATCCCGAAGATGCACAGCGCCAATTCTTGCATTTCTTCAAAGAAAGTATCTGTCCGCAGTTGGGTGGTCCTCCAGCAGAGAATTCTGTTCGAAGCGGCGTCGGCTGGGACGGCAATCCCTTCGAATACAGCTTCGAGCTGAAAAGCTCCAGCGACACCCAGGCGGTTCGGTTTGTCGTCGATCTCAGTCCCCTACGACCAGCCGACGAGACCAATCCGCTTAGCATCAAGAACTTCGAGGCGGTCCTGGGCGCACTAGTGGAGCGCACGCCTGGCTTTGACGACACCTGGTATAGATCACTGCGTGAATGGTTCGTACATGCACACCGGCCCACTATAGTGCAGAAAAAGCTGGTGGCGCAGGTGGGATACCAAATGCCCATGATCCTTGGATTCGACATCTCTCGACATTTACCGGTACCAGATGCCATCCCCGTCATGCCTAAAGTCTACTTCCCTCCGTGTTTCACTGCGGCTGCAGAGGGTATCACTCGCTGGGAGGCTGTGCGTCGGGGCGTAATGCAACTCCCCGATATAAAGTCTCATCCTAACATCCTGCTCTCGCTCGATTTGATCCAGGAGTACTTGGATACCAAGCCCAAAGAGTACGAGAATGGGCCCCGCTATCTCGCAACTGACTTTGTGACTACCGAGAAGGCGCGCCTGAAGATCTACATGCGGCATCCAGCAGAGTCATTTGACGATATATGGGACTACTACACCCTAGGTGGCAGGATTCCAGGCCTGGATGAAGACAGGGACCGCTTTCGTGAGCTCATGGCATTAACCTCATACAATCCTGATATCAGCAAAGCCCAAAATGACCAAACTCCCTACACCGCGGTGCagaggaagatgacggcCATCTATTTCTCACTTTCCACGGATCATCCCGTCCCTGCGCCGAAGATCTGCTTCTATCCTGCCAATTTTGCGGCCAACGACGAGTCTATTGGACAGGGTGTGGATGAATGGCTACAGAAATACGGATGGAACAAAAGGGGCAAATCGATGACAGAAAGAGTGCAGGAGGTTTTTACGCACCGGGAGCTGCACAAGAAGACAGGCATATTTACCTTCTTAGGGCTTGGGCGGAAAGAGGACCCGGCAAAGAGAGACTTGAGCATGCAGATATATGTAACAGGAGAGTTATATAGCATGCTACGTCCGTGA
- a CDS encoding Catechol O-methyltransferase, whose amino-acid sequence MVDPEIFTKYPSLKKMQGLNDEDIFESHDGRELTLLRYIYNHPDLDPKLRGSPSAILAEKITGVIYDYYPRVVVELGGYVGYVIDEALCESDAKLAEKLEFLNKEGTVVVADNVVRPGAPEYRRYMQSNPRLSESWGLPSLIIPVGFEDELEISVVGA is encoded by the exons ATGGTTGACCCCGAGATCTTCACAAAGTACCCGTCCCTCAAAAAGATGCAAGGCCTGAATGACGAAGATATTTTTGAATCACACGATGGCCGCGAGTTGACCCTGCTCAGATACATCTACAACCACCCTGACCTCGACCCCAAACTGCGGGGTTCCCCATCCGCCATCCTGG CTGAGAAAATAACTGGCGTGATCTATGATTACTACCCCCGCGTAGTGGTGGAGCTGGGCGGTTATGTCGGTTACGTG ATAGATGAGGCGCTCTGCGAGTCGGATGCGAAGCTGGCCGAGAAATTGGAATTCCTGAACAAGGAAGGCACGGTTGTGGTTGCTGACAATGTTGTAAGGCCCGGTGCGCCGGAATATCGGCGCTACATGCAGAGTAACCCGCGTCTGAGCGAGAGCTGGGGATTGCCTAGTTTGATTATCCCGGTCGGCTTTGAG GATGAGTTGGAGATTAGTGTGGTTGGCGCGTGA